In the Larus michahellis chromosome 6, bLarMic1.1, whole genome shotgun sequence genome, one interval contains:
- the XPNPEP1 gene encoding xaa-Pro aminopeptidase 1 isoform X2 — MSPKITTELLKQLRQVMKNPKYVQEPVQAYIVPSGDAHQSEYIAPCDCRRAFISGFDGSAGTAIVTEQHAAMWTDGRYFLQAAHQMDNNWTLMKMGLKDTPTQEDWLVSVLPEGSKVGVDPFIIPADQWKRMSKALRSAGHDLVPVKENLIDTIWTDCPQRPCKPLITLDLSYTGVSWRDKIVALRSKMAERKVLWFVVTALDEVAWLFNLRGSDVEYNPVFFAYAVIGMNTIRLFIDGDRMMDPAVREHLQLDSTLEPEFKIQVMPYGSILSELQAVGAGLSPKEKVWLSDKASYALTEAIPKAYRYLTPYTPICIAKAVKNSSETEGMRRAHIKDAVALCELFNWLEKEVPKGTVTEIIAADKAEEFRSQQKDFVELSFATISSTGPNGAIIHYKPVPETNRTLSVNEIYLLDSGAQYKDGTTDVTRTMHFGTPSAYEKECFTYVLKGHIAVSAAIFPNGTKGHLLDSFARSALWDCGLDYLHGTGHGVGSFLNVHEGPCGISYKTFADEPLEAGMIVSDEPGYYEDGSFGIRIENVVLVIPAETKYNFKNRGSLTFEPLTLVPIQTKMIDVNLLTQKECNWVNDYHQKCREVIGAELERQGRHEALQWLIRETEPLVRV, encoded by the exons AGTGAGTATATTGCACCGTGTGATTGCAGACGAGCATTCATCTCTGGATTTGATGGCTCTGCAG GTACTGCCATAGTAACTGAACAGCATGCAGCCATGTGGACAGATGGACGCTACTTCCTGCAAGCTGCACATCAAATGGATAACAACTGGACACTCATGAAAATGG GTCTGAAAGATACGCCGACTCAGGAGGATTGGCTAGTGAGTGTCCTTCCAGAAGGCTCGAAGGTGGGAGTGGACCCTTTCATTATTCCAGCTG ACCAGTGGAAGAGGATGTCCAAAGCCTTAAGAAGTGCTGGCCATGACCTTGTGCCTGTTAAAGAAAACCTGATCGATACAATCTGGACAGACTGTCCTCAGCGCCCCTGCAAGCCTCTCATCACGCTCGACCTGAGTTATACAG GGGTCAGCTGGAGAGACAAAATTGTAGCCCTCCGTTCAAAAATGGCTGAGAGGAAAGTCCTGTGGTTTGTGGTAACAGCCTTGGATGAAGTAGCGT GGCTTTTCAACCTCCGAGGCTCTGATGTTGAGTACAATCCTGTGTTTTTTGCATACGCCGTCATAGGAATGAACACAATCAG GCTCTTCATCGATGGTGACCGAATGATGGACCCAGCTGTGAGGGAGCACTTACAGCTCGATTCCACCCTGGAACCTGAATTTAAAATCCAAGTAATGCCCTATGGATCTATCCTGTCAGAGCTGCAGGCTGTTGGTGCAGGGCTCTCACCCAAGGAGAAAGTGTGGCTCAGTGACAAAGCCAGCTATGCTCTGACTGAGGCCATTCCCAAG GCTTACCGATACCTCACCCCGTATACCCCCATCTGCATTGCAAAAGCTGTGAAGAACTCATCGGAAACAGAAGGCATGAGAAGAGCACAT ATTAAAGATGCTGTTGCCCTGTGTGAGCTCTTTAACTGGCTGGAGAAAGAG GTTCCAAAGggaacagtaacagaaataatTGCTGCAGACAAAGCAGAGGAGTTTCGCAG CCAACAGAAAGACTTTGTTGAATTGAGTTTTGCTACCATATCAAGCACAGGCCCAAATGGAGCCATCATTCACTACAA GCCAGTTCCTGAGACCAACAGAACGCTGTCTGTGAATGAGATCTACCTCCTGGACTCAGGAGCGCAGTACAA AGATGGTACCACAGATGTGACCAGGACAATGCATTTTGGCACACCGTCAGCCTATGAAAAG GAATGCTTCACCTATGTCTTGAAGGGACATATAGCTGTGAGTGCAGCCATCTTCCCAAATGGAACCAAAG GTCACCTTCTAGATTCCTTTGCCCGCTCTGCCTTGTGGGATTGTGGTTTGGATTACCTGCATGGGACGGGACATGGAGTTGGCTCTTTCCTAAACGTACATGAGGGTCCTTGCGGCATTAGCTACAAAACCTTTGCAGACGAGCCCTTGGAGGCTGGCATGATCGTCTCTGATG AGCCTGGGTATTATGAAGATGGGTCCTTTGGGATCCGAATAGAAAATGTCGTCCTGGTGATTCCTGCCGAAACCAAG TACAATTTCAAAAACAGAGGGAGCCTGACCTTTGAACCGTTAACCCTGGTTCCAATTCAGACGAAAATGATTGATGTTAATTTGCTGACACAAAAAGAG TGTAACTGGGTGAACGACTACCATCAGAAGTGCAGGGAAGTAATTGGAGCGGAACTGGAGAGGCAAGGCCGGCACGAAGCTCTTCAGTGGCTCATCCGGGAGACAGAGCCTCTCGTCAGAGTTTAG
- the XPNPEP1 gene encoding xaa-Pro aminopeptidase 1 isoform X1: MISLSLEIEVAGRKMSPKITTELLKQLRQVMKNPKYVQEPVQAYIVPSGDAHQSEYIAPCDCRRAFISGFDGSAGTAIVTEQHAAMWTDGRYFLQAAHQMDNNWTLMKMGLKDTPTQEDWLVSVLPEGSKVGVDPFIIPADQWKRMSKALRSAGHDLVPVKENLIDTIWTDCPQRPCKPLITLDLSYTGVSWRDKIVALRSKMAERKVLWFVVTALDEVAWLFNLRGSDVEYNPVFFAYAVIGMNTIRLFIDGDRMMDPAVREHLQLDSTLEPEFKIQVMPYGSILSELQAVGAGLSPKEKVWLSDKASYALTEAIPKAYRYLTPYTPICIAKAVKNSSETEGMRRAHIKDAVALCELFNWLEKEVPKGTVTEIIAADKAEEFRSQQKDFVELSFATISSTGPNGAIIHYKPVPETNRTLSVNEIYLLDSGAQYKDGTTDVTRTMHFGTPSAYEKECFTYVLKGHIAVSAAIFPNGTKGHLLDSFARSALWDCGLDYLHGTGHGVGSFLNVHEGPCGISYKTFADEPLEAGMIVSDEPGYYEDGSFGIRIENVVLVIPAETKYNFKNRGSLTFEPLTLVPIQTKMIDVNLLTQKECNWVNDYHQKCREVIGAELERQGRHEALQWLIRETEPLVRV, encoded by the exons AGTGAGTATATTGCACCGTGTGATTGCAGACGAGCATTCATCTCTGGATTTGATGGCTCTGCAG GTACTGCCATAGTAACTGAACAGCATGCAGCCATGTGGACAGATGGACGCTACTTCCTGCAAGCTGCACATCAAATGGATAACAACTGGACACTCATGAAAATGG GTCTGAAAGATACGCCGACTCAGGAGGATTGGCTAGTGAGTGTCCTTCCAGAAGGCTCGAAGGTGGGAGTGGACCCTTTCATTATTCCAGCTG ACCAGTGGAAGAGGATGTCCAAAGCCTTAAGAAGTGCTGGCCATGACCTTGTGCCTGTTAAAGAAAACCTGATCGATACAATCTGGACAGACTGTCCTCAGCGCCCCTGCAAGCCTCTCATCACGCTCGACCTGAGTTATACAG GGGTCAGCTGGAGAGACAAAATTGTAGCCCTCCGTTCAAAAATGGCTGAGAGGAAAGTCCTGTGGTTTGTGGTAACAGCCTTGGATGAAGTAGCGT GGCTTTTCAACCTCCGAGGCTCTGATGTTGAGTACAATCCTGTGTTTTTTGCATACGCCGTCATAGGAATGAACACAATCAG GCTCTTCATCGATGGTGACCGAATGATGGACCCAGCTGTGAGGGAGCACTTACAGCTCGATTCCACCCTGGAACCTGAATTTAAAATCCAAGTAATGCCCTATGGATCTATCCTGTCAGAGCTGCAGGCTGTTGGTGCAGGGCTCTCACCCAAGGAGAAAGTGTGGCTCAGTGACAAAGCCAGCTATGCTCTGACTGAGGCCATTCCCAAG GCTTACCGATACCTCACCCCGTATACCCCCATCTGCATTGCAAAAGCTGTGAAGAACTCATCGGAAACAGAAGGCATGAGAAGAGCACAT ATTAAAGATGCTGTTGCCCTGTGTGAGCTCTTTAACTGGCTGGAGAAAGAG GTTCCAAAGggaacagtaacagaaataatTGCTGCAGACAAAGCAGAGGAGTTTCGCAG CCAACAGAAAGACTTTGTTGAATTGAGTTTTGCTACCATATCAAGCACAGGCCCAAATGGAGCCATCATTCACTACAA GCCAGTTCCTGAGACCAACAGAACGCTGTCTGTGAATGAGATCTACCTCCTGGACTCAGGAGCGCAGTACAA AGATGGTACCACAGATGTGACCAGGACAATGCATTTTGGCACACCGTCAGCCTATGAAAAG GAATGCTTCACCTATGTCTTGAAGGGACATATAGCTGTGAGTGCAGCCATCTTCCCAAATGGAACCAAAG GTCACCTTCTAGATTCCTTTGCCCGCTCTGCCTTGTGGGATTGTGGTTTGGATTACCTGCATGGGACGGGACATGGAGTTGGCTCTTTCCTAAACGTACATGAGGGTCCTTGCGGCATTAGCTACAAAACCTTTGCAGACGAGCCCTTGGAGGCTGGCATGATCGTCTCTGATG AGCCTGGGTATTATGAAGATGGGTCCTTTGGGATCCGAATAGAAAATGTCGTCCTGGTGATTCCTGCCGAAACCAAG TACAATTTCAAAAACAGAGGGAGCCTGACCTTTGAACCGTTAACCCTGGTTCCAATTCAGACGAAAATGATTGATGTTAATTTGCTGACACAAAAAGAG TGTAACTGGGTGAACGACTACCATCAGAAGTGCAGGGAAGTAATTGGAGCGGAACTGGAGAGGCAAGGCCGGCACGAAGCTCTTCAGTGGCTCATCCGGGAGACAGAGCCTCTCGTCAGAGTTTAG